In Chitinophaga sp. HK235, a single window of DNA contains:
- a CDS encoding DEAD/DEAH box helicase family protein → MSNFTFLNPQWPDIHETAQEAEAQVRHFPRSSALMCRTVLEQMVKWMYDNDGDLQPPDVPTLDSMINSPDFRAIVHIQSLITEITYVRKLGNLVAHKEKRVSATDALANLKYLYRFVSWFARYYGQGHVEIPPFEETRIPSLPVADKAKEDLQLIVKDLQQKDKPLLRFIDESLLSTEQQNVIKERLAATKATKDSRTEGISSPPLISEKETRLRFIDLLLEEAGWDVNAVNVREYSLKGMPGGAGRADYVLWGDDGLPLAVVEAKRTMESPKVGQHQAKLYADCLEQVTGQRPIIFYTNGFEVWLWDDKLYPPRLVSGFYTKDELQLNVSRRNSRKVLLLQPINKSIVDRYYQEEAIKRVTDRLEEKKYRGALLVMATGTGKTRVAAALVDLLTKANWVKRVLFLADRNALVTQAKRNFNNYLPNLTAIDLTKEEDDGTARIVFSTYPTIMNRIDNMWYGDKRYYGCGHFDLIIVDEAHRSVYNKYKSIFQYFDALRIGLTATPKIAGIDINTYELFDHEDHLPAFNYDLDKAVGDKYLVPPKAMSVPLRFPREGVKYDDLSPEEKVDYEERFGDPTFGVPDEIANDALNNWLFNTDTIDRVLQHLMENGLKVEGGDKLGKTIIFARNNRHAEFIEERFNKLYPFLRGEFLRVVTYKVQQVDDLIDKFKGVTPMPQIAVSVDMLDTGIDIPEVVNLVFFKPVYSSSKYWQMIGRGTRLCKDIFGPGLEKQFFYIFDYCENFEFFQLNVDGIEPILNQPLSQRIYERQLDIALLLESLQNDELRKHRHELVNDLHNKINSLDGDGFQIRLHRKQYEEYRNRDKWDPLTKDKVGEVKEHLSALVLDITGEEKAKRFDLLMYNIQLNKLQNAKRLQFYIDKAVAIAESLYRKDAIDMVREKLPVIKPAMKYEFWDTADIVTVEKIRKELRDLVFCLDKEQQQVFYTSYQDTMTGEMEEVDIMNTSSAQMDGYKRRVERFIRENESHIAIHKLKNNFPITNDDIAALERIMFEGGNLGTKAEFEKEYNHQPLGVFIRSIVGLDREAVNKVFNSFIQSVNLNANQIRFIDNIIDYLSENGRIEPEKLVEPPFTEINDMGVFGIFDKVRVNELIQIINELNEGAEDRLN, encoded by the coding sequence ATGTCGAACTTTACCTTTCTCAATCCTCAGTGGCCGGATATACACGAAACGGCCCAGGAGGCAGAGGCGCAGGTCCGTCATTTTCCACGTAGTAGCGCCTTAATGTGTCGTACTGTGCTTGAGCAGATGGTCAAGTGGATGTATGATAATGATGGTGATTTGCAGCCCCCAGACGTACCGACGCTGGACAGTATGATTAATTCCCCGGACTTCAGGGCGATTGTACATATACAAAGTCTGATAACCGAAATTACCTATGTTCGTAAACTTGGTAACCTTGTAGCCCATAAGGAGAAGCGGGTATCTGCAACAGACGCACTTGCCAACCTGAAGTATCTATATCGTTTTGTAAGCTGGTTTGCCCGTTACTATGGCCAGGGCCATGTGGAGATACCGCCATTTGAGGAAACGCGTATTCCCTCGTTGCCTGTAGCTGACAAGGCAAAGGAAGACCTGCAGTTGATAGTAAAGGATTTGCAGCAAAAGGACAAGCCGTTGCTGCGCTTTATCGATGAAAGCCTGTTGTCAACTGAACAGCAGAATGTTATCAAGGAAAGATTAGCTGCCACTAAGGCTACTAAAGATAGCCGCACGGAAGGAATTTCCTCGCCTCCGCTTATTTCTGAGAAAGAAACCCGTCTGCGATTTATTGATTTGTTGCTAGAGGAAGCGGGTTGGGACGTTAATGCCGTTAATGTAAGGGAATATTCATTGAAGGGTATGCCTGGAGGCGCTGGTCGGGCAGATTATGTGCTATGGGGGGATGATGGATTGCCTCTGGCAGTAGTGGAGGCTAAACGTACGATGGAAAGCCCGAAAGTAGGGCAGCACCAGGCTAAATTGTATGCTGATTGCCTGGAACAGGTGACTGGGCAACGTCCGATAATTTTTTATACTAATGGCTTCGAAGTATGGTTATGGGATGATAAGTTGTACCCTCCGCGTTTGGTAAGTGGCTTTTATACAAAAGATGAGCTACAGCTGAATGTTTCCCGTCGTAATAGCCGGAAGGTGTTGCTCCTGCAACCGATAAATAAAAGTATTGTTGATCGCTATTATCAGGAGGAGGCTATTAAACGGGTAACAGACCGCCTGGAAGAAAAAAAGTATCGTGGTGCTTTGCTGGTAATGGCTACTGGAACTGGTAAAACACGTGTAGCTGCTGCGCTGGTTGACTTATTGACCAAGGCTAACTGGGTAAAACGCGTGTTGTTCCTTGCCGATAGGAATGCACTGGTTACACAGGCTAAAAGGAACTTTAACAATTATCTACCCAACCTTACGGCGATTGATTTGACTAAAGAGGAAGACGATGGTACTGCCCGTATTGTATTCAGTACCTATCCTACCATTATGAATCGAATCGATAACATGTGGTATGGTGATAAACGTTATTATGGCTGTGGACATTTTGACCTCATTATTGTAGATGAAGCACACCGGAGTGTGTATAACAAGTACAAAAGTATTTTCCAATATTTTGATGCTTTACGCATAGGACTGACTGCTACGCCGAAAATAGCTGGTATAGACATCAATACTTATGAGTTGTTTGATCATGAAGACCATCTCCCCGCTTTCAACTATGATTTGGATAAGGCAGTGGGCGATAAGTATCTCGTTCCTCCCAAAGCAATGAGTGTACCCCTGCGCTTTCCAAGGGAGGGTGTTAAGTACGACGATCTTTCGCCGGAAGAAAAGGTAGATTACGAAGAGAGGTTTGGAGACCCCACATTTGGAGTGCCCGATGAAATTGCTAATGATGCACTGAACAACTGGCTTTTTAATACAGATACGATAGATAGGGTGTTACAGCACTTAATGGAGAATGGTCTGAAGGTAGAAGGGGGAGATAAACTGGGCAAGACAATTATTTTTGCTCGTAATAACCGGCATGCTGAATTTATAGAAGAGCGTTTCAATAAATTGTATCCATTCTTACGTGGTGAGTTTTTGCGTGTAGTAACTTATAAAGTACAACAGGTTGATGATCTGATCGACAAATTCAAAGGAGTTACTCCGATGCCACAGATTGCGGTCAGCGTAGATATGCTGGACACAGGTATAGATATTCCCGAGGTAGTGAATCTTGTTTTCTTTAAGCCGGTATATAGTAGTAGTAAATATTGGCAGATGATTGGGCGTGGTACACGACTCTGTAAGGACATATTCGGTCCGGGCCTGGAAAAGCAGTTTTTCTACATATTTGATTATTGTGAGAATTTTGAATTTTTTCAACTTAATGTTGATGGTATAGAACCAATACTTAACCAACCACTCAGTCAACGTATTTATGAACGGCAGCTCGATATAGCACTGCTCCTGGAGTCTCTTCAAAATGACGAACTTAGAAAACATAGGCATGAACTGGTAAATGATCTGCATAATAAAATTAACTCGTTGGATGGTGATGGTTTTCAGATACGTTTGCATCGTAAACAGTATGAAGAGTACAGGAATCGCGACAAATGGGATCCCTTGACTAAGGATAAGGTGGGAGAAGTAAAAGAACATCTTTCTGCTTTGGTTCTTGATATTACAGGGGAAGAAAAGGCAAAACGCTTTGATCTTCTTATGTATAATATTCAGTTAAACAAACTGCAGAATGCGAAGAGACTACAATTCTATATAGACAAGGCAGTCGCTATAGCGGAGAGTCTATATAGAAAGGATGCGATTGATATGGTGAGAGAAAAATTGCCTGTCATAAAACCGGCAATGAAATATGAGTTTTGGGATACTGCAGATATAGTTACTGTTGAAAAGATAAGAAAAGAATTAAGGGATCTGGTGTTTTGCCTAGATAAAGAACAACAACAGGTTTTTTATACTTCTTACCAGGACACTATGACGGGAGAAATGGAAGAAGTTGACATTATGAATACCTCTTCTGCGCAGATGGACGGTTATAAACGCCGCGTTGAAAGGTTTATCCGGGAGAATGAAAGCCATATTGCCATACATAAACTAAAAAACAACTTTCCTATTACCAACGACGATATCGCGGCACTGGAACGAATTATGTTTGAGGGTGGAAACCTTGGAACCAAAGCGGAGTTTGAAAAGGAATATAACCATCAACCATTAGGGGTGTTCATTCGTAGCATTGTTGGCTTGGATCGGGAAGCGGTAAATAAGGTATTTAACTCTTTTATTCAGTCTGTAAATCTAAATGCCAATCAAATTCGATTTATAGACAATATTATTGATTATTTGTCGGAAAATGGCCGTATAGAACCGGAAAAATTGGTCGAGCCTCCATTTACAGAGATTAATGATATGGGAGTTTTTGGTATTTTTGATAAGGTACGGGTAAATGAGCTCATTCAGATAATTAATGAACTTAACGAAGGTGCGGAGGATAGATTAAATTGA
- a CDS encoding GNAT family N-acetyltransferase, protein MRKTEITDLAFLFIFQLDNDANYLAAFTSKDPTDKTAYLQKYSKLLNDPTINMQTIIVDNSIAGSIAAFEMEGEAEITYWIDKKFWGKGIATKALQAFLKRENRRPIFGRVAFDNFGSQKVLEKCNFVKIGTDKGFANARQAEIEEFIYKLT, encoded by the coding sequence TTGCGAAAGACAGAAATTACTGATTTAGCGTTCCTCTTTATCTTTCAACTTGACAATGACGCAAATTATTTAGCTGCTTTCACATCAAAGGACCCGACAGATAAAACAGCATATCTTCAGAAATATTCAAAACTGTTGAATGACCCGACTATAAATATGCAGACAATAATTGTGGACAACAGTATTGCTGGAAGTATCGCAGCATTTGAAATGGAAGGCGAAGCAGAAATTACATATTGGATTGACAAAAAATTTTGGGGTAAAGGTATTGCGACAAAAGCACTTCAAGCGTTTCTAAAAAGAGAAAACAGGAGACCCATTTTCGGACGAGTTGCATTTGACAATTTTGGTTCACAGAAAGTTTTAGAGAAATGTAATTTTGTGAAAATTGGTACAGACAAAGGTTTTGCCAATGCACGACAAGCGGAAATAGAAGAATTTATTTACAAACTGACTTAA
- a CDS encoding pentapeptide repeat-containing protein produces the protein MPSPRYKCTLLSLALLISGLSMYAQRNSIQYNYYKTIIGRIDPYTDINYYRLSNGSSKSFMHVYRADQHLMDSNALIFERRPSRLLIEYSKQNDNEWQLYSQIKNNIPIGTSMIDTLYLDSLAERQGDNWVIPYQLHFENAYIQYIKFPGEELPDKLPHTSNRNYPKTLFQKPVTFKQCTFTNVYFRNIIFNDDVTFLNNFTFGRFSNGVVFDNTSFNRRSRIINDYISQITYFPLADDQRITQIGNKVFTWAEKVFSNFFSDPFTGLRTQPAYKATPNCIFYDEAVIYNNNPYYSLDFSGVTFKGRTYITTFFRDQSRLKYNDSQAEDTPEIDLAPASNMKFPICNMSFNSANFSHMTSFNNQYVNNIDLKDAFFSDTLMLFNTIIKDSLKTNNSFYYSHLSSGLNIILNPSNFNLSNFNINPVSIGELNFMYCQTNSAISMRSKAFLENVNSFYDKLIDDIKFTYSRNQDLVNELENKYRHQQLGFKVVYLWHNPSIKNLLELYWISFLELAVRNGYKGGGNFLMSCFFIITLFTLLYYFLFRKTFIAYIDTENEEKKESANKSKKRKKSPYDPKDYIKNFLKCFWKSFYIFFDYKFSKTYFSFPNPLLIVVIMEWLMGVFMIVIFLIYVAANYPFIRNLLGL, from the coding sequence ATGCCTTCTCCCCGCTATAAGTGTACATTATTGTCATTGGCGCTACTGATATCTGGTTTATCAATGTATGCTCAGCGCAATTCTATCCAATACAACTATTACAAGACAATTATAGGCCGAATAGATCCTTATACTGATATTAATTACTACAGGCTCTCCAATGGAAGCTCCAAAAGCTTTATGCACGTCTACAGAGCGGATCAACATCTTATGGATAGTAATGCTTTAATATTCGAGCGAAGACCTTCCAGACTACTTATTGAATATAGTAAGCAGAATGATAACGAATGGCAATTATACTCGCAGATAAAAAATAATATACCTATAGGGACTTCGATGATTGACACCCTTTATCTGGATTCACTTGCCGAAAGGCAGGGTGACAACTGGGTGATACCATATCAATTACATTTTGAAAACGCTTACATCCAATACATAAAATTTCCCGGTGAAGAACTGCCGGACAAATTACCCCATACTTCAAATCGTAATTATCCCAAAACACTTTTTCAAAAACCTGTTACATTTAAGCAATGTACTTTCACCAATGTATATTTCAGGAATATCATTTTCAATGATGATGTTACTTTCCTAAACAATTTTACTTTTGGAAGATTCTCAAATGGAGTAGTATTTGACAACACTTCGTTTAACAGAAGATCAAGAATTATAAATGACTACATCTCTCAGATCACCTACTTCCCGCTCGCCGATGATCAGCGAATAACGCAGATCGGGAATAAGGTATTCACCTGGGCTGAAAAAGTCTTCAGTAATTTTTTCAGCGATCCCTTTACTGGTCTAAGAACACAGCCTGCCTATAAGGCTACTCCCAACTGTATCTTCTATGACGAAGCTGTCATTTACAATAATAATCCATATTACTCACTTGATTTTTCCGGAGTAACATTTAAAGGGAGGACCTACATTACTACCTTTTTCCGGGATCAGTCACGATTAAAATACAATGACAGTCAGGCGGAAGACACTCCGGAGATTGATCTGGCACCGGCTTCAAACATGAAGTTTCCCATCTGCAATATGTCTTTTAATTCTGCTAACTTTTCACATATGACAAGTTTCAACAACCAGTATGTGAATAACATTGATTTAAAAGACGCCTTTTTCTCTGATACCTTAATGCTCTTTAATACCATCATTAAAGACTCGCTGAAAACCAATAATAGCTTTTACTATAGTCATCTTTCATCCGGCCTGAATATTATACTCAATCCATCAAATTTCAATCTCTCCAATTTTAATATTAACCCCGTTTCCATAGGTGAATTAAATTTTATGTATTGCCAAACGAATTCAGCTATCTCTATGCGTAGTAAAGCATTCCTGGAAAACGTAAACAGTTTCTATGATAAGCTGATCGATGACATTAAATTTACGTATAGTCGTAACCAGGACCTAGTTAACGAACTGGAGAACAAGTACCGGCACCAGCAACTAGGCTTTAAAGTAGTCTACCTTTGGCATAACCCAAGTATAAAAAATCTACTTGAATTATACTGGATAAGTTTTCTTGAACTCGCAGTACGGAATGGTTATAAAGGCGGAGGAAACTTTCTGATGAGTTGCTTTTTCATCATTACCCTTTTCACCCTTCTTTATTATTTTCTCTTCCGAAAAACTTTCATAGCGTATATCGATACTGAAAACGAAGAGAAAAAAGAGAGCGCCAATAAGAGCAAAAAACGAAAAAAGAGTCCATATGACCCAAAAGATTACATCAAAAATTTTCTAAAATGCTTTTGGAAAAGCTTTTACATCTTTTTCGATTACAAATTCAGCAAAACATATTTCAGTTTTCCAAACCCGCTGCTTATCGTGGTTATTATGGAATGGTTAATGGGCGTATTCATGATTGTAATATTTCTGATTTATGTAGCTGCCAACTATCCATTTATCCGGAATTTACTCGGTTTATAG
- a CDS encoding RNA polymerase sigma factor, with protein MEDLQQLVRDCLANDRRSQEKLYRKFYPALFLLCRKFFSQPEEAVEVLNDGMLQVFTQLEKYDAAKGEFFNWVYTVVRNTALDKIRSRKWPSHNEIDEEVVTTQNNTLGKLAWEDIYKLLDALPPSTRAVCTLFYLEGFPVKDIAEMLKQSPGTVKWHLSETRTKLKPILEQHYLK; from the coding sequence TTGGAAGATTTACAGCAATTGGTACGTGACTGCCTGGCCAACGACAGGCGCAGCCAGGAAAAACTATACCGGAAGTTCTACCCGGCACTATTCCTATTGTGCCGGAAATTCTTCAGCCAGCCTGAGGAAGCAGTGGAAGTACTGAACGATGGTATGCTGCAGGTATTTACACAACTGGAAAAATATGACGCCGCTAAAGGGGAATTCTTTAACTGGGTGTATACTGTTGTCAGAAATACAGCACTGGACAAAATACGCAGCCGTAAATGGCCATCACATAATGAAATAGATGAAGAAGTAGTGACAACGCAGAATAATACGCTGGGCAAACTGGCCTGGGAAGATATCTATAAACTGCTCGACGCATTACCTCCATCTACCAGAGCTGTGTGCACACTGTTTTATCTGGAAGGCTTTCCGGTGAAAGATATTGCCGAAATGCTTAAACAAAGCCCGGGAACAGTGAAATGGCACCTGAGTGAAACACGAACTAAACTGAAGCCGATATTGGAGCAACACTACCTTAAATGA
- a CDS encoding AraC family transcriptional regulator, whose protein sequence is MNSHESIEQFFERRGNRNDHPGDFYVYLVDDTHPPHPAPLTRRNYYKISLLLEGEAIIHYAHRSIPVKGNTIIFSNPMIPYTWQRISARQRYYFCLFSASFVNNRLKHESPAEASIFKIQGDHVLFPDMAAAGRITGLFEMMMQETKGHYTHKDDVLRNYVQLLIHEGLKIAPPVASYIPITSADRLTELFLELLVRQFPITSVHDRINIKTAAAFATQLSVHVNYLNKSVKAVTGKTTTELISEHLANEAGYLLRHTHWDVAQIGYCLGFEHASNFNTFFRKMTGETPQQFRRKLQ, encoded by the coding sequence ATGAATTCCCATGAAAGTATTGAACAGTTTTTTGAAAGACGGGGAAATAGAAACGACCACCCTGGCGATTTTTACGTCTATCTGGTGGATGATACACATCCTCCTCATCCCGCCCCGTTGACACGCAGGAACTATTATAAAATTTCACTGCTGCTGGAAGGCGAAGCCATTATACACTATGCTCATCGAAGCATCCCGGTTAAAGGCAATACTATCATTTTCAGTAACCCAATGATCCCTTATACCTGGCAACGTATTTCTGCCAGGCAACGCTACTACTTTTGTCTGTTTTCCGCGTCATTTGTAAATAACCGGCTAAAACATGAAAGCCCGGCGGAAGCATCCATCTTCAAAATCCAGGGAGATCATGTCCTGTTCCCGGACATGGCAGCAGCAGGAAGGATAACAGGCCTATTTGAAATGATGATGCAGGAAACGAAAGGGCATTATACCCATAAAGATGATGTGCTGAGAAATTATGTACAGCTGCTGATACATGAAGGGCTTAAAATTGCGCCTCCGGTGGCTTCCTATATTCCTATCACTTCAGCAGACCGGCTCACGGAACTATTCCTCGAGCTACTTGTCCGTCAGTTCCCGATCACCAGTGTTCATGACCGGATCAACATAAAAACAGCGGCTGCATTTGCAACACAACTGTCGGTACATGTAAACTACCTGAACAAATCGGTGAAGGCTGTAACCGGGAAAACCACCACCGAACTGATTTCCGAACATCTGGCCAATGAAGCCGGATACCTGCTCCGGCATACTCACTGGGATGTAGCCCAGATTGGGTATTGCCTTGGTTTTGAGCATGCCTCCAACTTCAACACTTTCTTCCGGAAGATGACCGGGGAAACACCTCAGCAGTTCCGCAGGAAATTACAATGA
- a CDS encoding SDR family NAD(P)-dependent oxidoreductase: MKTVQQPIHSGYNASSTAAELAAGHDLTGKVVLVTGGNSGIGYETVITLAAIGATVVVGARDAGKASSRLAHLKNVSFFPLDLADPASVDSFAARFLAEHNQLDLLFNNAGLFRLPQLMKDQRGYELQFGVNHLGHFQLTGRLWPALKNAGSARVISLSSIGHRHMGLRLNDPNFEKQPFDTMKAYGQSKTANVLFAVELDRVGQAHGVRAFAVHPGAIMTDIFRHMPPEEQQVWATRVDNLKTPQQGAATSVWCALSPQLNGMGGVYCEDCDIAVSVPDDDPAFYGVRSYALDPLNAAALWKFSEAVTGIKWPY; encoded by the coding sequence ATGAAAACAGTACAACAACCTATTCATTCAGGATACAATGCTTCCAGTACGGCGGCGGAATTAGCTGCTGGCCATGATTTAACGGGAAAAGTTGTTTTAGTCACCGGCGGCAATTCAGGCATCGGCTATGAAACCGTTATAACGTTGGCGGCTATAGGAGCAACAGTTGTTGTGGGTGCCAGGGATGCCGGCAAGGCATCAAGCCGGCTCGCTCATCTGAAAAATGTGTCTTTTTTTCCGCTCGACCTGGCCGATCCTGCTTCTGTTGACAGCTTTGCAGCGCGTTTCCTGGCAGAACATAACCAGCTGGATTTATTGTTCAATAACGCGGGGTTATTCCGGCTGCCACAACTCATGAAAGACCAACGTGGCTATGAGCTTCAGTTTGGCGTAAACCATCTGGGGCACTTTCAACTAACCGGACGGTTATGGCCGGCATTGAAAAATGCAGGCAGCGCGCGGGTTATCTCCCTATCATCCATAGGGCACCGGCATATGGGCCTGCGACTAAATGATCCGAACTTTGAGAAACAGCCCTTTGACACCATGAAAGCCTACGGACAATCCAAGACCGCCAATGTGCTTTTTGCCGTTGAACTGGACCGCGTAGGGCAGGCACATGGGGTCAGGGCATTTGCCGTACATCCCGGTGCTATCATGACAGATATCTTCCGACATATGCCACCCGAAGAACAACAAGTCTGGGCCACACGGGTGGATAACCTTAAAACGCCGCAGCAGGGAGCCGCCACCTCCGTCTGGTGTGCCCTGAGCCCTCAGCTCAATGGCATGGGTGGCGTTTATTGTGAAGATTGTGATATTGCCGTATCTGTACCCGATGATGATCCTGCCTTTTACGGTGTCCGCAGCTATGCGCTTGACCCTCTTAATGCCGCAGCCTTATGGAAGTTCAGCGAAGCAGTAACCGGTATCAAATGGCCTTATTAG
- a CDS encoding NAD-dependent epimerase/dehydratase family protein, which produces MKAKRVFILGTTGYIGGSLAIYLLERGYQVSSLVRKQADVALVQQLGIHATAGILVESPDVQAILGTADIIINVSDSDDPFMVSAILDALEGSGKTFIHTSGGGMIGDKAAGQYAGEVVYTDIPENPLLERAGRVAIDKAVLAAAQRSIRSMVICPTMVYGKGLGLKKESDQIPALIREAQKRKNAVMVGKGVNLTSNVHIMDLLALYELAVEKGTAGSFYYAENGRTSFYAIAERINQVLGFDREITSLSIHEAIKIWSPAMAHFGMGSNILASAEKARKELGWQPVYNNLLEEISL; this is translated from the coding sequence ATGAAAGCAAAGCGTGTATTTATTCTCGGTACGACAGGTTATATTGGAGGCTCACTGGCAATTTATCTGCTGGAGAGAGGTTATCAGGTGAGTAGTCTGGTGCGGAAGCAGGCAGATGTAGCATTAGTACAACAACTGGGTATTCATGCAACTGCGGGAATACTGGTGGAAAGCCCTGATGTGCAGGCTATTCTTGGAACGGCGGATATCATCATTAATGTCTCAGATTCCGATGATCCTTTTATGGTATCGGCTATCCTCGATGCACTCGAAGGAAGTGGGAAAACCTTTATTCATACTTCCGGCGGCGGAATGATTGGCGATAAGGCCGCAGGGCAATATGCCGGTGAGGTGGTGTATACAGATATTCCGGAAAATCCTTTACTGGAGAGGGCCGGACGTGTAGCCATTGATAAGGCAGTGCTGGCCGCCGCACAGCGGAGCATACGTAGTATGGTGATCTGCCCTACGATGGTATATGGTAAAGGACTGGGACTTAAAAAGGAAAGCGACCAGATACCTGCATTGATAAGAGAAGCACAAAAACGGAAGAATGCAGTGATGGTGGGTAAAGGCGTGAATCTTACTTCCAATGTGCACATCATGGACCTGCTCGCATTATATGAACTGGCTGTAGAAAAAGGCACAGCAGGTTCTTTCTATTATGCAGAAAACGGGCGGACTTCTTTTTATGCTATCGCTGAAAGAATTAATCAGGTTTTAGGATTTGATAGAGAGATAACATCACTGTCCATTCACGAAGCGATTAAGATCTGGAGCCCTGCCATGGCTCATTTTGGTATGGGGTCCAATATTCTCGCCAGTGCAGAAAAAGCGCGTAAAGAGCTGGGATGGCAGCCTGTTTACAATAATCTCCTGGAAGAAATCAGCCTGTAA
- a CDS encoding Crp/Fnr family transcriptional regulator — translation MLHPFIQHLKNYIAVQDTDADSILSFTDTLELKKKQNLFTEGQLCRANYFVVKGCLRMFFIDDKGTEQTTHFAIENWWMTDHMSLLSQQPTDFCLQAVEKSVVLSIDNDAYEGLIKQFPAIESYFRIMHQRALAASQYRIKYLYGFSKEEVFEHFSKNEPAFVQRIPQYLLASYLGFTPEYLSELRKKRKS, via the coding sequence ATGCTTCATCCCTTTATTCAACATCTGAAAAATTATATCGCTGTCCAGGACACCGATGCAGACAGTATACTAAGTTTTACAGATACCCTTGAATTAAAGAAAAAGCAAAATCTCTTCACAGAAGGACAGCTGTGCAGGGCCAACTATTTTGTAGTGAAAGGTTGTCTGAGAATGTTTTTCATTGATGATAAGGGAACAGAACAAACCACCCATTTTGCTATTGAGAACTGGTGGATGACAGATCATATGTCTTTGCTCAGCCAGCAGCCAACAGATTTTTGTTTGCAGGCGGTAGAAAAGAGTGTAGTGCTTTCCATCGATAATGATGCGTATGAGGGGCTGATAAAGCAGTTTCCGGCAATTGAATCCTATTTCAGGATTATGCATCAACGGGCTCTGGCTGCTTCCCAGTACAGGATCAAATATTTGTACGGCTTTTCCAAGGAAGAGGTATTTGAGCATTTCAGTAAGAATGAACCTGCTTTTGTACAGCGGATTCCTCAGTACCTGTTGGCATCCTATCTGGGATTTACCCCTGAATATTTAAGTGAATTACGAAAGAAACGAAAATCTTAA
- a CDS encoding carboxymuconolactone decarboxylase family protein yields the protein MEQRMNLAAVQPAAYEALSGLEKYLHTTQLSEIEKGLIKVRASQINHCAYCINMHTVDAVRDGENAQRLFLLDAWRETNLFSEEEKIMLQLTEEITLIHQQGVTAETYNKALTILGEIKLAQVLMAVIAINAWNRLAITAEMGFSVKL from the coding sequence ATGGAACAAAGAATGAATCTCGCTGCGGTGCAGCCTGCGGCTTACGAGGCACTGAGTGGACTTGAAAAATATCTGCATACTACTCAGTTGTCTGAGATTGAGAAAGGATTGATAAAGGTGCGTGCTTCACAAATCAATCACTGTGCTTACTGTATCAATATGCATACCGTAGATGCAGTACGCGATGGTGAAAATGCCCAAAGGCTTTTCCTGCTGGATGCATGGAGGGAAACCAATCTTTTTTCTGAAGAAGAAAAAATAATGTTGCAGCTCACCGAAGAAATTACACTCATTCATCAGCAAGGAGTGACTGCAGAAACGTACAACAAAGCCCTTACTATTTTAGGAGAAATAAAGCTGGCGCAGGTGCTCATGGCTGTTATCGCCATCAATGCCTGGAACAGGCTGGCGATTACTGCTGAGATGGGATTTTCCGTGAAGTTATAA
- a CDS encoding GNAT family N-acetyltransferase — MTEILRTERLIIQPISIADAAFIYTLVNTDAWKRYIGDRHVDTLDDAISYIARVMENPATNFKVVRRLEDECRIGIVTLIKRAYLPHHDIGFAFLPQYAGKGYAYEAAYALLEDVRNDAAHTHILATTIPGNERSIHLLEKLGLKFRDKLSLNGEQLLLYRRRF; from the coding sequence ATGACGGAAATACTGCGAACCGAACGACTCATCATACAACCCATCAGCATTGCTGATGCAGCTTTCATCTATACTTTAGTCAACACCGATGCCTGGAAACGATATATCGGCGACAGACACGTCGACACACTCGATGATGCTATCAGCTATATCGCACGTGTAATGGAAAACCCGGCCACCAACTTCAAAGTAGTCAGACGACTGGAAGATGAATGTCGGATTGGTATCGTCACCCTGATCAAACGGGCGTATCTGCCCCATCATGATATCGGCTTTGCCTTCCTGCCACAGTACGCAGGAAAGGGCTATGCCTATGAAGCGGCATATGCCCTGCTGGAAGATGTAAGAAATGATGCCGCCCATACTCATATCCTGGCCACCACCATACCTGGCAATGAACGGTCTATCCATCTGCTGGAAAAACTGGGACTGAAATTCAGAGATAAACTCTCCCTCAATGGAGAACAGCTGTTGTTATACCGGCGCCGGTTTTAG